GCTTTTCGAAAAACCGCGTTGAAAAGTCCAGCAATTGCCAGAGCAGGAGCAGTATGGCTATCAACCCCACGATCACCGTCAGATTGCTGAAACGCTGTCGCACAATAATGGAGATTCCAGCCTGTTCGCTGGCGAATACAAACAGCCAGATTGCCAGATATAATTGAATCGGAAGAGAAAAAGCCTTGAGGATCCCGGAAGTAGGCTCAACCCTCGCCCGTACCCAGAACATTGGGATCAGGAAAAGCACCAGCTTAGTAAGGCTCCACGACAGCAGGTATGCCGCGATGATAAGAATGAGCATGGCCAGCCAATGCCCAATCGGGACGCCGCCCCACTTGTTTTCTTTCACAAAGTCGGGCGACACCCTGCTGATCAGGGGAGCGGCCGGCGCCTGATCAGTCAGCAGCGGTACCCTCTGGATCGTTTCCGATGAAAAAAGCCAGACAGGTGCACCGTCTGCGTCTTCAGTATTCTCCAGTATCAGGTCAAACTGCTCATTGTTCACCGTTGCAGTTCCTACCCGGTCGAGGTTTGGCCCAAGATTATCATCTTTATATCCCGTCGATTCATTGCTTATCAGTGAGTAGGGAAAAAGATTTCCTTTCTGGTCAAGTAACCGTCGTAACGACCTTGCAAGTTTCTCTCTATCCTGCTCTTTTTTAAGGGCCGGGTCGAACCTTAAATACAGCGCCGCTTTCGCGTAATTATCCTCAGCCACTGCTTTAATAAATCCCTGTACAGTACCCCGGGGACTGCGTCTGCCCAGCGAATCCTCAGGCCAGGCCGGCTCAGTCTGTCCTGCTTTTGCGGTATCGCCTGGAAGCAAGCCAGTTTGCCCGATAGAAGGCAAGCTTACAAGCAGGAAGCAAAAAGTCAGTACATGGGAAAACATGATACTCAGGAAAAATTTGCGTGGGTATTGCATTATTGTAAGAACTAAATAATAAAATCAATTTTCACCACTAAAACCATATTAAGGAAGGATGGTTTTAGACGAATAATTTAAATACTGCAATCTCCCTCAAAAATTTTACGTACAACAGAACAAGAATCAGAATAAGATCAGTAACTTGGTGGCTTAAAAAAAACCGGTATCATGACTAAACTTTTCGTAGGAGGTATTCCCGAAGATATGGACGAAATCGAGCTGACTGATATTTTTAAAGAGTTCGGCGGAGTCGTGGCTGCTAATATTGTTCGCGAAAAAAGAACACAAAAGAGCAGAAGATACGGCTTCGTAGAAATGGACACTGAGGAGTCTGCGCAGCAAGCAGTTAATCTGCTTCACGGTGGTAGTATTGACGATAAGGAGATCAGCGTAAAACCTGTTATCCCGGGTTTAAAGAAGACTCAGTTCGTTGTTGGAAAAAGAAAGCTCGAGTTTTCAAAGAAAAAACCAAAGAGCCCCGCTTTCAAAAAGACGTCATCGCGGAAAGATAAACGGCCCCGGATTGGTAAGTAAACGTTGAGATCATGGCGGCCTCAGCAGCCCTGATCATTTGATCTGTTTCCAGTTGGTATCTAATGTGAAATAAGTTTCATTAGCATATACACCGCTGGGGTGGATAGTTATGGCCGTGCAGGTCCCTCTTATGATGTCGGTTGCCAGTCCTTTTGATTTTGAGTCGTAAACCCTTAGAGTATCTCCCGAAGCAGTATGGAGATACTCTGAGCGCGGCTCCATGTCCGGGTAGACAGCTTTAAAGTCCGTCAGGCTGCTGCCGGTGCCAAGGCCTTCTTTGGTTTTGAACGTACCGTTCGTGATCCTTATCTGCTTTACATTCTTAACCATCATTGTGCTGTCAGCATAAGACGAGTAGATAGCTATCTCGCTTCTTTCCCCCGCCGTCGAATCTTTGTCATACCATATTCCCCAGGCTTTGCCCATAGCAGCATCACCGGCATCCGGCTCTCCCAACAGATTCCCAACCGCCTGCATATTCTGCCCCAGAGAAATTTTTCCTGCCGATTTCCCCGGCTGTATGAATGCGCCCTTATTAAGCTCGTCACTATGTACACTATCAGCCGAAACTACCTTTGATTTTGAAGTATTAGATTGACAAGCGCACAAGAACACTGCCGCCAGTAAAAAGAAAACGTGTACTACTTTCATGACTCACCAACAACTAAAATTAATTTGTGTTCATGGAATTTTTAAACAAAAAAAGTCCTGAGAGTCATATCGATCTCAGGACTTTTTTTGTTTAAAGGCCTTTTTACAATTGCCTGTTTTATTTAATTCGACGGAGCTGAAGAGCTTTGCGTACTGACATATTTGCTTTTCATTCTGTCTGCGAAAAATTTCATATAGAAACCGCCTACAACACTTCTTGCTTTGAAGTTATCGCGGATACCGGTATTAGAATCATAGAAATCGTTCAAAGGTACACGCGATTCCGTTTCAATAGAATGTCTGTAAACCGGTTTTACCAAAGCCTCAAATTCACTTCGCGTAGGAGCGAACGTGGCAGTCCACAGGATCCAGTCATTTTTTGTATACGCCTTTCTGCTGTCCAGCGGTAACCCGAACTTGTTCTGTTTTGTCAGGTAGTAGCTGATTTCCGTGTTGTAAACCTTCTGAGGGAATAAATTCAGATCCAATACCTTGTCCCAAACAAGATTGTATTTCTGGCTCCAGGTGTTTTTATTATCAAAGGTAAGTGCATAGTGGTCGCCCGCATCAGCCATTTCAATCCATTTAGGGACCATGCTTTCAGCAATAGCCCTGTATTTTTTGGCTGTTTCACTATAGCCCAACGACTCTGCCAGCTGCGCATAAGAAGCGATCCCTACAATTGCCTTAACCGATAAATTCGCATTTCTCGCCAGGTGACCTGCAAAATCATCCGTACACAGCTGGGTTTTAGGATCCAGGCCTTCCTTTGTAAGGTAATCCGCCCAGGTGGTCAATGTCGCCCAATGTTTCTTAGCATAGTTTGCATTGCCCTGTGCTTTGGCGATCGCAGCGGTAAGGATGATCATATTTCCCGACTCTTCCACCGGCATAGGCTCTCCATAGGTTTGGCCGTTGGCTAGCGGATAAGTACCCAGGTCGTGTGCTGCCCATGGGTGCGGATATTTGCCGCTTTCGCTGAAATAGAAGATACCATTTAACATGCCCTGTAGCAGTACCGGATTGTAGATCAGGTAAAGCGGAGCAGAAGGATACGTTACGTCAACCGTATTTATGAAACCACCGCTGTTATTTTCTTTAGATAGCCATAGAACTTCACCTTCCGGACTTTTAACTAAAGTATGAGCGGCAATGCTCTGGCGGTAAGCGAGTAAACACAGGTGGGCATATTCTTTACCACCCGACTGCAAGGCATCAGCATAAACAGCTTTATCAAAGGCCGCACATTTCCGCATTACCTCTTTGTATTGGGTAGCAGCAGCGTTTAGCTGATTCTCAATAGTCTCCTTGCCTGAAGTGTTCCACCATGGTCTTAGGTTCCTCTTGAAATACTGTATAGAATAAATCTCATCGTAGCCCAACTCAACAAAGCGTTCTGCCGGTTTTGATGTTACCGTTCCAAACGGAATAACCGTATTCAGTGCAAGAGATCTGCCCGTAGTAACGGTAGAGGCTGAAGAACCACTTCTGAAAGCAGAAGCAGCCTCTCCGCTGTTGGTGATAAACTGTACTGCGCCGCTTGATTTAGGCGCTGCCACGTAAAAGTAACCCCAGTCGATGCGCATGTCGTCGGCGGCCTTTTGAAGCAAGGGCTGCTCCACCGTACCCGCTTTGAGCACAGACAATGCAGAGGTTGAATATTTTTTCGCGGTTACTTCCTGTGATGGCTTGTATACAGCTATATTCGACGAAGCGCTCATGAAAACCTTTACACTGTGAGTTTTTTTATCGTTAGCCCGCGCACTATAGGTAACGTAGGAAACCGGACGAGCCAGCAGTCCCAGATCGTCCATAAGCAGGGGCGAAGTAAAGGTCACTTTAAGATCCACATTACCACAGGTAAAATCGTAGATGGTCTGTGTGGCAGTCACTTCAACGTTTTTCTGTTTAGCCAGTTGGATGCCTGCACCTTTTTCCTTCAGCTTGTCAACCAAACCAAAGTCGAGGAATCTGCCGCCAGCTGAGTTCGCCAAATGAATGGCAATTACATTCTCGCCGGCTTTCAGGTCGCTTTTGTTGAGATGCACGTATTGAAAAGTGTTGGTCCAGCCCTCTTTTTGATATACCTTTTTGCCATTCAGATACACTTCGATGTTATCATCGTGGTTAATCTTTAACATCAATTCATTGGTTCCCGCCGGGTTTGCAATGCTGAAAGTTCTCCTAACCCAGATATCGTTAGATTTCCAAAGCGTCTTCACCTGCTTTGCATCATCGCCAATAGGCGCCTGTCCCGATTTCCAGTTACCATCGGCATAAGAAGCCGACATCCAGTCACCTTCAGGAGCCGTTTCGGTATACTTTACTGAATAGGACTTTTCGTCGGTAGTGCCTAAAACGGTTTTATAGTTTGCCTCTTCTTTCCCAAGGAAGCGATAGATACTGCCGTCAACCTTGATCAGGCCCACAAGTGAGTGATCTGCACCAGTCCAGTGAGTGGTAGTCGATGCGTTGAGCTGATCGGTACCAGACCATATACTGAAATTAGGGTTGTGCGTGATTAAAGGGTAGGATGGAGCCTTTCTGTCCTGCGCTTGAACCTGGCCGGTTACATAGAAAAATGCCAGCAAGCTCAGGAACTTCAATTTGGTGCGTTTGTTCATCTTTTTGTGTGTGATTATCAGATTGTTTTTTTCGAATATTAGGAACTGTAAAATTAAACGAATGGCATTCCGCATGTTTGCGTTTTTGTATCAACATTTTGCATATGCGTCTCAATCTTTGTAAGAGGTTCGCATACATTGGATGAGCTTTGAGCTGTCATGAGGATCACTGGAGGGATTTCTCAGATTGGGCTGGTTTGGCTTTAGTTTTGAATTGGCTATATTTGTATTATAAAAATATCCGGCGATAGCAACGATAGATTCAACATTACAAGAGATCATGCAACTGGATTACAATTCCAGAGAAATGTTGTTGGAAATCTTACAGAAGCGCCAAATAGAGGCGCGACGCAATGATATGGCTAGAGCTGCTAAAAAGTCCATAAAAGATTATCACCTCGGCAAAACGAAGCCTCTTACTGTTGATGAAACAATAGACAGATTAAACACTTTAGCCTGACCTACCTTTGGAAAGTCGTATCAAAAGTTCGCCAGTAAAAATCCACTGCTAAAAACTGCGATCGCCAAAGCATTACGTGAATTAACATATGATGCCTTTGAGCCATCGTTAAGAACTCATAAATTAAGCGGGAAATTAGCTTTATATTTTGCTTGCTCGTGTGGGTATGATTGCCGGATTGTTTTTACTATTGAGAAAGATCCCGTTGATCCCGGGAATGAATATATCCTGTTGCTTGACATAGGAACACATCAGGACGTGTACTGAAATGCGACCAAAAAATCACCTTAATAAGCTGTTTAATAATACAAGCAGAGGCTACCTCTACAGGGCAGCCTCTGCTTGTATTATTAAACAGGTTCAACCTCTTCAATCCGGTATCTTTTGATACCATCCTCCATTTCCCAACGCACCTCGTCGCCGGTGTTATAACCAATGAGAGCCAGACCGAGAGAGGAGAGAACTGAAAGTTTGTTGTTTTTGATCTTAGCCTCGTGGGGAGCCACGAGTTCAAAAACGAGTTCTTCTTTAGTGTCAGTATCTCTAACCTTCACTTTAGTGTTAATCGCGACTACATTCTTAGGAAAGCTCTTAGCCGGTACCACCGTTGCTGATTTCAGCTCCCTTGTAAGTTGCTCCCGGTTAAGATCAGTAAGCTTTTTGTCCTTCTTTAAGTGATCCTTTATAAGGTGATAAATCCCTTTTGATAAAACTATTTCAGTAACTTCCATGATAAACAAATTAAGTGAACAACTATGCGAACTCTTCTATCTCCTGTAAACGCCCCATGCCTTTAGCGTCAAAGTCGAAAACGCCGTCAATCAGCACTTCGTCATCGCATACAGGACACTCTACTACAATGTTCAAAACAACATCGCGTTCGTTAAAATAATTCACTGGCAAACGGAGAATACCGTTATGCTCCGGACATATAATTTTCATAACCTTAGTTTTTAGATATTAAATTTGATAAAACGTTGAATATTCAGCGCTTAGCTAAACAACCGCCCCAACTTGAGAACCAAGTTGGGTTTAATGAATAAAGGCTTTATTGCTTTTTAAGAAGAAGTAACTCAATTTGAAATGGAAAGGACACATCAAACAGAACATTGCGGCAGTACGGGCAGCGCCGTCCACAGTATTCCGAAAGTATTTAAATGTTCCTGGTCCCATGTTTGCAAATCTATACTTATAACGCTGAAAAACAAGTTCTGGTTCTTTTTATCTGCGATTCGACATTAAAATGACTATACAGATGGGCTCTGGACTTCCGGCGTAATTGATCTGTATTCGTGTGCATCGAAGGCTGCAGAATCCGGTTTGTGAAACTGGAACAGATATTGTGATTGTAATCCATCTCATTATACGGTAAAAGCGGGTGCCTTGATTTTGATTGTGCCTGTAGATTCAATAAATTTGTATTATGGAAACAATACTTATTCATCCCAAAAATAAGGAACAATTAGCTGCTGTAAAAGCATTTGCTAAAGCCCTGAAGATGGATTTTGAAACCAAAGTATCTGAAAGTCCTTACAATCCTGAATTTGTAAAGCGAATTCAGGATGCCAATAGATCTGCTGATAAGGGCAATGTAACAAGGATTAAGGATACAAAAAACATATGGGCAGATATTCTGTAGACATAGAAAAAAATGCAAAAAAACAGCTGGCCGAGCTTTATAAATCAGGAAATAAAGCTGACATAAAGAAGGTAGAA
The window above is part of the Arcticibacter tournemirensis genome. Proteins encoded here:
- a CDS encoding mechanosensitive ion channel family protein; protein product: MFSHVLTFCFLLVSLPSIGQTGLLPGDTAKAGQTEPAWPEDSLGRRSPRGTVQGFIKAVAEDNYAKAALYLRFDPALKKEQDREKLARSLRRLLDQKGNLFPYSLISNESTGYKDDNLGPNLDRVGTATVNNEQFDLILENTEDADGAPVWLFSSETIQRVPLLTDQAPAAPLISRVSPDFVKENKWGGVPIGHWLAMLILIIAAYLLSWSLTKLVLFLIPMFWVRARVEPTSGILKAFSLPIQLYLAIWLFVFASEQAGISIIVRQRFSNLTVIVGLIAILLLLWQLLDFSTRFFEKRLARYGNQAGVSAVLFLRRAAKAALIFLGVILILGTFGVNVTTGIAALGIGGIALALGAQKTVENFVGSVTLIADQPVRVGDFCKVGDTVGTIEQIGMRSTRIRTLDRTIVTIPNGDFASQKIENFAHRDRFWFHPTFKLRFETTPDQIRFLLVELRSILYAHPKVSPDPARIRFVEIGADSLNLEVFAYVTAIDFDQFLEVQEDLYLRLMDVIAASGTGFAFPSQTVYLAKDPGVSKEKAEEKSEQVRKWREAGDMHIPKFPVDTISHLKDTIPYPPEGSSSAGNMPKHN
- a CDS encoding RNA recognition motif domain-containing protein — translated: MTKLFVGGIPEDMDEIELTDIFKEFGGVVAANIVREKRTQKSRRYGFVEMDTEESAQQAVNLLHGGSIDDKEISVKPVIPGLKKTQFVVGKRKLEFSKKKPKSPAFKKTSSRKDKRPRIGK
- a CDS encoding glutaminase family protein, producing MNKRTKLKFLSLLAFFYVTGQVQAQDRKAPSYPLITHNPNFSIWSGTDQLNASTTTHWTGADHSLVGLIKVDGSIYRFLGKEEANYKTVLGTTDEKSYSVKYTETAPEGDWMSASYADGNWKSGQAPIGDDAKQVKTLWKSNDIWVRRTFSIANPAGTNELMLKINHDDNIEVYLNGKKVYQKEGWTNTFQYVHLNKSDLKAGENVIAIHLANSAGGRFLDFGLVDKLKEKGAGIQLAKQKNVEVTATQTIYDFTCGNVDLKVTFTSPLLMDDLGLLARPVSYVTYSARANDKKTHSVKVFMSASSNIAVYKPSQEVTAKKYSTSALSVLKAGTVEQPLLQKAADDMRIDWGYFYVAAPKSSGAVQFITNSGEAASAFRSGSSASTVTTGRSLALNTVIPFGTVTSKPAERFVELGYDEIYSIQYFKRNLRPWWNTSGKETIENQLNAAATQYKEVMRKCAAFDKAVYADALQSGGKEYAHLCLLAYRQSIAAHTLVKSPEGEVLWLSKENNSGGFINTVDVTYPSAPLYLIYNPVLLQGMLNGIFYFSESGKYPHPWAAHDLGTYPLANGQTYGEPMPVEESGNMIILTAAIAKAQGNANYAKKHWATLTTWADYLTKEGLDPKTQLCTDDFAGHLARNANLSVKAIVGIASYAQLAESLGYSETAKKYRAIAESMVPKWIEMADAGDHYALTFDNKNTWSQKYNLVWDKVLDLNLFPQKVYNTEISYYLTKQNKFGLPLDSRKAYTKNDWILWTATFAPTRSEFEALVKPVYRHSIETESRVPLNDFYDSNTGIRDNFKARSVVGGFYMKFFADRMKSKYVSTQSSSAPSN
- a CDS encoding GreA/GreB family elongation factor, which gives rise to MEVTEIVLSKGIYHLIKDHLKKDKKLTDLNREQLTRELKSATVVPAKSFPKNVVAINTKVKVRDTDTKEELVFELVAPHEAKIKNNKLSVLSSLGLALIGYNTGDEVRWEMEDGIKRYRIEEVEPV
- a CDS encoding DUF2683 family protein translates to METILIHPKNKEQLAAVKAFAKALKMDFETKVSESPYNPEFVKRIQDANRSADKGNVTRIKDTKNIWADIL